A single Pseudoalteromonas phenolica DNA region contains:
- a CDS encoding YkvA family protein codes for MAIEINFELSDADLAHFKSMMDKVISKTSHYSESEILTKAQQLVDEMEKSELPEFVRTRMASLATLIDAVQDKEWQIPEEERKDIIASLAYFSEPEDVVPDHIPGLGYIDDAIMIELVLQDMSLDLKAYSEFCSFRATEESRRGEDAKVDRESWLAGTRAQIRSNMRRQRQGRKSRLFSRIM; via the coding sequence ATGGCAATCGAAATCAACTTTGAACTATCAGATGCAGATTTAGCGCATTTTAAAAGCATGATGGACAAAGTTATCAGTAAAACTTCACACTATTCAGAAAGCGAAATCTTAACCAAAGCGCAACAGCTAGTTGATGAGATGGAAAAGAGTGAACTGCCAGAATTTGTTCGCACAAGAATGGCGTCTTTAGCGACATTGATTGATGCGGTTCAAGATAAAGAATGGCAGATCCCAGAAGAGGAAAGAAAAGACATTATTGCATCATTGGCTTATTTCAGTGAGCCGGAAGATGTAGTACCTGACCATATTCCTGGCTTAGGTTATATTGATGATGCGATCATGATTGAACTTGTTTTGCAAGATATGTCACTCGACCTTAAAGCATACTCAGAATTTTGTAGTTTCAGAGCAACAGAAGAATCTCGCCGTGGTGAAGATGCAAAAGTTGATCGTGAAAGCTGGTTAGCTGGCACGCGTGCTCAGATCCGTTCTAACATGCGCCGTCAACGTCAAGGTCGTAAATCACGCCTATTTTCTCGTATCATGTAA
- a CDS encoding SurA N-terminal domain-containing protein: protein MLEKIREGSQGLAAKIILGVVILSFALAGIGGYLGQTTEQPVAEVNGVQISQTEFSRAFENERARLEQQFGEYFAQIAADPNYMAQIRNGVIDRLVQQELQNQLALQLGLRVSDEQVKQAIVEMPYFQVAGQFNNDAYLRAIRQMNFQPDTFREFLREEMTRTQLVSAVAGSDFVLPSELKNTAALQQQTRNIDYVVLTKEKMKSQVSVSDEEVNDYYQLNQQQFMAPEQVAVQYLELKADDITLDTPVTDEDVRAYYEESKAQYLEEEKRRVAHILIDNSEDDAAAQEKANAILAELKAGADFAALAEEKSDDIVSAELGGDLDWIERDVMEPAFEDAAFALANVGDFTDVVATEFGYHIIKLTDLQAQVEKPFDEVAAELRAELEKNAKLDLFYQKQTEVAELAFEVSDTLEDASLVAGVELKTTELVNRMMLPAPLNSPAVIASIFTPELLEDKVNSEVLEVAPEHFVVVRVTEHVAAATKPLEAVKEQIVATLTNEKASSLLADYSENLFTEFKAGKGLQEIATAEATEVSSEASLQRQSYTVAPAIVKDVFALPHPSEGGKVESLVTLNNGDVALVQLNSVTTPVITADLDAQQKQGITMSAINKNYLAFVSALESKAEVVRPTVQVAEEN from the coding sequence ATGCTAGAAAAGATCAGAGAAGGCTCACAGGGCCTTGCAGCCAAAATTATCCTTGGCGTAGTTATCCTGTCTTTTGCGTTAGCAGGGATAGGTGGTTACCTAGGTCAAACCACAGAGCAACCTGTCGCAGAAGTTAATGGGGTTCAAATTAGTCAAACCGAGTTCTCGCGTGCTTTTGAAAATGAACGTGCACGTCTTGAGCAACAGTTTGGTGAATACTTTGCGCAAATCGCAGCTGACCCCAATTATATGGCGCAGATCCGCAATGGCGTGATTGACCGTTTGGTACAACAAGAATTACAAAACCAACTTGCGCTACAGTTAGGTCTTCGTGTCAGTGATGAGCAAGTGAAGCAGGCGATTGTTGAAATGCCTTATTTCCAAGTTGCAGGTCAGTTTAACAATGACGCTTACCTTCGTGCCATTCGTCAGATGAACTTCCAACCAGACACATTTAGAGAGTTCTTACGTGAAGAAATGACACGTACTCAGCTAGTCTCAGCCGTTGCAGGTTCTGATTTTGTGCTACCGAGCGAGCTAAAGAATACGGCAGCGCTTCAACAACAAACACGTAATATCGACTATGTGGTTCTGACAAAAGAGAAAATGAAGTCTCAAGTGTCAGTATCTGATGAGGAAGTGAATGATTATTATCAGCTTAATCAGCAACAATTCATGGCGCCAGAGCAAGTTGCTGTTCAGTATCTAGAGTTAAAAGCTGATGATATTACTTTAGATACGCCTGTGACTGATGAAGATGTGCGTGCTTACTATGAAGAAAGTAAAGCCCAGTATCTAGAAGAAGAAAAACGTCGAGTTGCACATATTCTTATCGATAACAGTGAAGATGATGCTGCCGCACAAGAAAAAGCGAACGCAATCTTAGCAGAACTTAAAGCAGGGGCTGATTTTGCTGCCTTAGCGGAAGAAAAATCAGACGACATCGTTAGCGCTGAACTTGGTGGTGATCTTGATTGGATTGAACGTGATGTGATGGAGCCTGCATTTGAAGATGCGGCATTTGCACTTGCAAATGTTGGCGACTTCACTGATGTAGTTGCGACAGAGTTTGGATACCACATCATTAAACTGACTGATTTACAAGCGCAAGTTGAGAAGCCATTTGATGAGGTTGCCGCTGAACTTAGAGCTGAGCTAGAAAAGAACGCAAAACTTGATCTTTTCTACCAAAAACAAACAGAAGTGGCTGAGCTTGCATTTGAAGTTTCTGATACGTTAGAAGATGCATCGCTCGTTGCAGGTGTTGAGTTGAAGACAACAGAGCTTGTTAACCGCATGATGTTACCTGCGCCTTTAAACTCTCCTGCAGTTATTGCTTCTATTTTTACACCAGAATTACTTGAAGATAAGGTAAATTCTGAAGTGTTAGAAGTTGCACCTGAACATTTTGTTGTTGTTCGAGTGACTGAGCATGTTGCAGCTGCAACTAAGCCGCTTGAAGCTGTTAAAGAGCAAATTGTAGCGACTTTAACAAACGAAAAAGCATCTTCATTACTAGCTGATTATTCTGAAAACTTATTTACTGAGTTTAAAGCAGGTAAAGGCTTACAAGAGATTGCGACTGCTGAAGCGACTGAGGTTAGCTCTGAAGCTTCTCTACAGCGCCAATCTTACACAGTTGCACCAGCAATAGTAAAAGATGTATTTGCACTGCCTCACCCATCAGAGGGTGGCAAGGTTGAAAGCTTAGTTACGTTGAATAATGGTGATGTTGCACTGGTTCAACTGAATTCAGTAACAACACCTGTAATTACAGCTGACCTTGATGCGCAGCAAAAACAGGGCATTACGATGTCGGCAATTAATAAAAACTATTTAGCATTTGTTTCGGCTCTTGAGTCGAAAGCAGAAGTAGTACGCCCAACTGTACAAGTTGCTGAAGAAAATTAA
- the hupB gene encoding nucleoid-associated protein HU-beta has protein sequence MNKSQLIDQIAADADISKAAAGRALDSFIESVTGALKDGDSVALVGFGTFSVRERAARSGRNPQTGETIQIAAANIPSFKAGKALKDAVN, from the coding sequence GTGAATAAATCTCAATTAATCGATCAAATCGCAGCTGATGCTGACATTTCTAAAGCAGCGGCAGGTCGTGCGCTAGATTCATTCATCGAGTCAGTTACTGGTGCGTTAAAAGATGGCGATTCTGTAGCATTAGTTGGTTTCGGTACTTTTTCTGTACGTGAACGTGCTGCACGTTCTGGCCGTAACCCACAGACTGGTGAAACTATCCAAATCGCTGCTGCGAATATTCCTTCTTTCAAAGCGGGTAAAGCACTGAAAGACGCAGTAAACTAA